ACAACTAAAGATAACTCCTGGCAGCGGAATTACAGGGGCCGCCTGGAACTGCTTCAGGCTGTATCTTTCAGATAAATGCCCCGCGCACTGCCAGCCAGTTTGTCCCATCACAGATGTCATTTTGCTCCAGAAGAACTCAAagctggactttttttttttctgtcctcggTTATTTTCATATCGATCAAATCTGAATTTTCTGTCTGAGGGCAGCTGTTGCAGTGGCCATTTGAGGAACGCTGTGAGAGAATGAGACACTTGTAGCGGCGTGACCTTGTGAGTGACGGAGCCGCTAAAGCATCGGAGTAACGCAATATTAACGAGGGCGCTAATCTAAATCATCCACAGCGTTCGTGCCGCCGTCCCTTCAGCCCTTGGGACGTGGCCGGGCGTTTGCAAACACTCTCAACAATATCCAGATAAGCAGCAGAACGGGATGGATCTAAAAAAACATAATCAGCCATCCCCCGATGTTTGAAGCCAGGCGGAGATATCAgtctgcgtgtgcgtgcgcaATCAGAACGCTCGATGTGTGTTCGCCGCTGCTAGATTACTCGCTTACACCGTCCGGGCCGAGATATCCCCGGTCCTGCGGCTCTTTGATACAGACACGGCTATCCCTCATTACTCCGCACTCCACCAACCTGGTCCTGAAGATAAGAGAGAAACAACACCTGTCCTCTGTTTCTATCACCGCTCGACGCACGAGAACTCCCCCCGGCAACGAGAGAAATTTCGCCAGTCTTGTAGATAATTTCTCCTCCGCAATTGCTTTCAACCTGATACCTTTGTCTCGgccgtgtttttgttttcttccagaaGTTCCACAGCCGTACGTCTTGTTTCTCTAATCCCATATAAGTCAGGGATAGTGGCACTTGTGATCCTGCTCTTGTGAGTGCTTATCAATACATATGGGCGCATTTTCAAGGGGCGGCCTTCCTCTTTTGAGTTTCAGTTTAGTGCgatgttggtttgttttttttcctactcaTCTTGATAAGGGTGTTCTGATTTGGTGATCGCTATCTTGGGTAAAATCCCTTTTCCTGGCATCAGAAAGCCAGGATTTACTGCGATCAAGCATATTCAATGTTTACAAGCGCTGACAGATAAAAATTACTTACTGAGCAACTCTGTTTTCAATTTACCAACCCTAATTTTGTCACTAAAGCTGGTTTTATCCTCGTACTTTGCTGCGTTACTCATGACATCCCTCatccctgtgtttgtgtgcatgtcagTTATTGTCATCAGGTAAAATCTGCCACACCAAAGCGGCCCAGCTGAAAGCGAGTTTCAAGCTACTTCACGACGCTCTGAAGAGGTaagttttccagtttttttttttcttcttctttttttttcatcgcaTTTGTATTTTCCGGCTGTATGAATCAGCGACCACAGAGGTCCCGACTATAGAGCTTGAAGATTCTAACACCTCTGTTCAGTTTCTCTGACAGCCGGAGTACTTCAGAAGCGCCCTTGAACTAGACTAAGCTCTTTATCACATCCACTCGTGCTCGTCTCATATACccttgaacaaaaaaaaaaaaaaaaaaaatcagattctGATAGATTCTGAAAAATGAAGTTAAGTTGGATTTACTTTTCTCCCAGTGAGTGGGATCAGAATGTTCATATGGGATGAGTTAAACGAATGTAAATTGGCATTCGTCGCTTTCCGTGCGGAATACAACATGCCAGAATGATAATTTCATCCAACAGTGCCCGGGACTGCGAGGTCCGGCGTCTGGGAGAGGCGAAGCGGCGCCGTGCTGAGCTGGAGAGGCTCCGGGCCGAGGTGGAGAGTACAGAGGAGCCCGGCACCGCAGAGGAGGCTGAGACTGAGGTCAAAGAACTGAGGCGGCGCCTCCTCCGGGCAGGAAACCAACTGAAGGCTGCCGAGGAGAGAGACTACCAGACACAACACCAGCTGAAATGGTGAgccgcgcgcgcgcgtgtgtgtgtgtgtgcgtgcacactaTTTCTGCCTGTCACTGGTGCAGCACATTCCAATTTTCATTCAGGTATCGAAATAAATGTAGAAGAAATCAAATAGCTCACTTTAAATCGggccaaaaaaaaccaaaaaaacattgatttaggAATTTCTCTCAATAATGTGTCGTGGGTTTcgcacacacagtgacacacacacacacgcgcgcgcgtgcgcgcacgcacacacaaactaCACATTACAGGAAAAACCCAGCACGCAAAAGGCAGAAGTGAAAGTGAAGCAATGCTGAGAGATATACTGTATGTTTCGTAGAGGAGCTTTAGTATGCATGatcgcgcacgcacacacacgcacacacacacacacacacacacacgcacacacacacacacacacacacacacacacacacacacacacacggtcacgGCTATGTAACTGGGGACCAAACACTGAGGTGAGCTATATTAGGCATCAGTTTATTGACTTAAAGAGGAATGCAAGGTTGAAATTGTCCAATagtgcaaagacacacacacacacacacacacacgcacacacacacgcacacacacagatattgGACACCATGTTGGTGCATTGCTCAACCCCCTGCATATTTTTTCACTCTGGCAGGAATCAGATATGACTTCAGCagtggattttgttttgttacccGTTATGTTGTGACTCAGTTTCTCACAGATTTACGGTGGAGAAACTTGGTGTGCGCGGCCCGCAAGCTCAGGGTTCGGTTTTGCTTGAGTCTAACACATGCACTGGTTACTTTCTGTTTGACTATCAGTCCTGTTACTACTTTCTGTTCccctaaatgttttttttttttttatataatatCAAccacttttcctgtttttctgctgcagatttctctgtttcctccctTAACTCCCGTGCCCGAAAAGGTCAAACACACCcacagaaatggaaaagaacGCGCTCGCTTCAGGATCGCCCCTTCCTCTGTACACAAACTCCACTTTTTCAAGTGTGAAGCGGAGGTTACTGGAATGTTGCTAAGCAACCCGACAACACACGCCAGCGGTTCCCAAACACTTTGACTTATTGCCTGCGTTTGACCTCCCGCTAAGAGACGCGTGTGGTGAAAATATGGATCGAGTTCAAGAAAACGAACAGTGAAGGCAGAAAATGCCAATCACactgataaaataaaattaaaagaaacctTCTGAATCAGATCACACACAACTAAAACTGCTTGTTTAAGTCAAAAactctggagagagaaaaaaaaaaaaacgctgcgcTGTAACTCGGGCAATaaatcttatttattttatcattacTCCCATCCTCACGGCATTACGTTTGACTCTGAATTGCCTCGGCAATATGAACCACTCACTGCACATAAACTCGCAACTATAGGGCAGATATGATCTGCAGTATATCACGGTTTTTAGTGCATAGCATACACACTGGGCCAGATAGAGCAGGCGCAGCGGTAAttgaaatattaaatgaaaactACTTGCGGAGCATTCTCCGGGGAGGCGGTAATAGACAGCATTAGACACTGAGTGTGCATATTATTTGTGACggctttttttttgctcaggAGCTCTCACGGAATTCCACCTCCTCGTTTTGCATCTGttcattttctcccttttttatTCCCGTTTTGCTTCCCTCCTCTCTCGTCCCACATGGACGTCGGTCTGCATATGACAGGCAGatgctcttttaaaaaaaaatcaccgcgTCCTTTATCTTCAGCCAAACACCTACACAGGaattcagcactttttttttcccagccacCCAGTGGCAGgaagagtgtttttttccccctctcctgtGTATCAGGTAATTTCCAATACATCAAGGTGTCAAGAAGATTAATATCATTTACTGTGCGAGACGTGCAGCGGCACAGGTTTTTCATAATGGCAGAGCTTGAAATGATTTTATGCAAACTTTAATCAGCTTCTCAAAAAGCTCCTGCACcacaaagatgaaaaaaaaacccctctttTTTATGTGCTTACATAatataaaactgcatttttgtgtttttgtactttattgtgtgttttgccAGGATAGCATAATAACTTCATCTTAATAATCTGTGGATTCTGCATTTTCCTGTGTTTTGCTTGAGTGCCTGCAACCGGCGCACTGGCGAAAGTGGAAATGCTCGGGTTCCTGGCGGAGTGTTCCCCCTTTCAGTTGAATCAGGAAACCGGAACGTCATTTCTTTCACtcaaaaaaaactcatttattttgctttcttcctcttcttcttctccctctctttttcgCCCCTGTGTCTGGCCTCACCCGGTCCGACCCCGGTGCAGTCTCTGGGAGGAGAAGCGATGTCTGGAGAAGGAgaatcagactcagactcagactcaacCCGCTGTAAGTTCATCGTTGCGCCATCCGGCGCTGGTTTTCACGGATTACCACCTGGACGCATATGGATTTTCGAATGaacctttaaaaaataaaaaaaaaagaaacgaaagAAAGTAGAATCCTGTAAATTTGCTCTGATTGAAACTCAAGATTCATCCGATTGACGATGAAGTAAAAGTGTGAGTTAAAGTTCACTCTGCTGGTGATtctccaggagctggaggacaaagCAAAGGCCATACAGGACCAGTGTGAGGACCTAAGAAAAGAGATTGCCCAGAGACGACTGGAAATAGGGTATTGTATCACGAACTATCCTCTCAGGAATGTGTTAATCAAAATCTCTGATTCATGCCGGCGTTCCTTATTATCTCcgttttcatgttctttttgtagtttttgttcattaaaaagcTTTTCGATGAAGCGGCGCgcatccctctccctctcccctgcGCAGAAATCTGTTGGAGGACGTGGAAATCAGTGAAAGGCAGATATCGAAGGAACAGAAAGAGCTGGAAGACAAGAAGGAGATCATAGAGTTCAAagaggtgtgtgaatgtgagcgggCAGAGCCTGCAGCGCACCATGCAGAAAATCACAgatcatctgttttttttttttgtgtgtgtttttttctttccgtttGCGTGTGCACGTCGATGCATGGCCGTGGAAAGGCGGAGAAAGCAAGGCTCATCAGCGTACCTGACCAGATTTTAAAGGAGGCTGAAAGGAAACGGACTAAGAAAGAGTGAGTGTCTGGGATCATGTGTTCATaaagcagttgttttttttcttatttacccctttttttaattcttctgggGAAAAATAGATGTGGCTGAATGGAGGAATGAAAGCAGGGGTGGGAGATTGCtagtttttctccttttctctatGGTTTTAACCCTCATTACGaagcaaatgtttttttaaactcatgtcagattttaaaatatactaaTTAACTACTTCTAAGTTTctgtattttgtcatttttttcaagaaataaGTAATATTTGAAGTTTGGGATGGTGAGCCAGCAGAATATTCCAGCtcctgtttggagtttgcatgttctccctatgaTCTGAGGTGACCCTAAAGCAGTGAAAGAAGATATAAAGACAACAAAACTCGAGCTGATTTTAAAATAGACCTTGAATAAATGAATCTGCAGTcaaggaggttttttttttttcctccattcaaTTGATTTTCTCAACTGAAAACTTGTAATTAGGCCtgataaagaagaaaagaacttttttttttctcaaagctAATCtattcttcttcctcttcttttcaacatttcttttctgaagCTGCCATTTACCAGTTTTAGTTCTTTTCGCTTTCTTCTGCGGACTCAGTGTTCCCAGTCCCCGCTGTTTGATGTAGGAATGAGCTTCATCCTCATGAGGAAGTGAACATCGGGGAACTGCTGGCACCGGTTTATTCTCCAACAATCTACAAGTGTCAGTCCTTCTAATGTgctaaaaaaatcattttccgaaagtccagctgcaggattcactCATGACTTTCCTTGCGGAtcctttttatgtttatttgaaatgaatATTTATCCGGTAAGGAGTGCAAGTGGAACCAAGTGCACGAGAACATGCACTTGTAATTTCATATTCACAAAGCCGTGGAGTACTGGGGGGGTGTATGTAAAAGATGGATGCACACGCTGTTATTCATAACATATGCAGTCTTATTGCAAACGAGCAGAAAAAGGCTTTCATCTCACGTTTGCCctgtgattttttaaaaatttttttttaactttatttctaCCGACGCTCCACAAACACCAGGGCTGCCGCGAAGAAAATAGAAGAACTGAATGTGGAGATCACAGAAAGCGAGCAGCGAGCGAAGAGGGCGGACGAGCGTAACCGCTCCCTCAAGATGAAGGGCGAGGAGGTGACCGGCGGGGCGGAGGGTCTGCGGCGCCAAGTGGAGGAGGGCGAGCGGAAGCacgcgctgctgctgagggcgGCGGAGGTCGGCAGGGAGGAGGCCCGGCAGCTGCTGTGCAACAGGTGAGAACTTCCTCCGCAGTATAAAGACAGAAATTGTGGAACTTTATCatgtgtcttttctttctttttttttgaccagGAGCGTCCTTGAAATGAAGCTGCAGAACGTCATGTGCGACAGGAAGTACGTGCATGAGAGCCAGTCTGCGCAGCTCAGGGAGAAAAACAGGTGAAAGAAAATATctgaatgaataaaatcaaaaaatgcAGTCAAGTTGACTGTTTGTGTTGGTGTCCTTGAATTGCAGCATTGCTGGAATATTTCAATCGCGAAACCAATTTGAGTGTTTCGAAACTCAGCATTGTGTCTCCGGCGCTCTGTGAAGCTCCGCAGAGAACTTGTGCAGTCATCACACTGTACCAGCCAAACAAGATATGCTTTAACAGCTTTATCGGCTttagttttcacttcaaatgctAACAGACGTTTCATTTTCACGAGTTGTTTGGACAGTCCGGAGAGGTTAAAAGCAGTCCGGTATTTGCATTCCGAGGATCCCCACGCACGACAGGAATCCTTATACAGTTCGGCGTGTCGAGCCAAGTTTGAGAGGATGAGAATCGAGATAAAAAAGTGTGTGACGCACAGCACTATTATGTCAGCGATGAATATTtaaaaggtctttttttttaatgtctcctCAGGCAGATGCAAGCCCTCAAGAGTGTGGAGCAGTCACTGGCCACGTCCGCCGAGCAGCTCGAGCGCAGCCGGGCTGTCTACAGTGATTTACAGGCACAGGTGATGTGCGAAACTTCACTTTAAACACTGGCAAAAGTTTAATCCACTTTCAGCGTACAGAGGAAAATACAGTACATTTCCATTGAATGAGGAATCAGATCGTCACATCTATTTCACCATTATTTCTCCTCAGTTTTTACAAGCGTGcgcattttttaatttcttcttttctctctaaGTGACTCATCGGAAATGCATCGGCGCGGCTGACATGTGAGAGAAACTCACCAACGCTTCTGGGAATGTGCACGTtcagagagaaatgaaaaaaaacaaaagcatttcTTTGTAATTTGAGTGATTTATTCATCCGGTCATGAGCAACGCTCTCATGCATCGTTACTCATAATGATTTTGACCGGCATCACATTTCTGAACCATCATGATATGATTGATGAGTTTGTTCGCAGTTAAATATTCTGCTTTGAACTTTATACTGTGGATAAATATTTAGAAAAGTTTATCCAGTCTTCCCTAACATTTTTTGAATGCATCCCAGAGTAACTCATACCTTTAAATATGAGCCAGTGTCACTAAAGCAGCGGGAGAAAAAGCCTCAGGGACGCTTTCATGCACACTATTAGTTTTGCAgtctgtgtttgatgtgtgattAAAAATTCACTGACTGAATTTCAGATTAAGTTGGATATCGGTCCTTGTGGACTGTTCTTTATTAGCATACAAGTCTAATAGATCGGGCCTGGAAAAACAATGGGTCGTTGTTGGGGTAACAGTGTCGTAGCGTGATAAAAAATTTAAACAGACTGGAGGTTCTGTTTCGGATTTTCAGTTGGATGCTGTCCCCAAAAGAGAGGCCGGCGTTCAGCGAAGGCTGGAGCTTCAGAAGGAGGTGGACGCTCTGAGAGCCAGCTTTGAAAACCGGGTGAGGCTGCGGACTTGATGCTTGACTCACTAGATGTGCAAGATTTTGCAAGACCTTGTTTAATTTTAACGTTTAATCgcttatatttttcattttctgtcattttgactCCCAATAGAAAACGTCTCGTCGATTTTTTTCGACTGAATCACTCAGATAAATGATAAACTCCTTCCTGCAGAGACATTTCTACTGCTCCTGACTCCTGTATCTCCCTCATCCTGTTGGACTTTGCTTTGCTGTCCCATTCTGCTGTCACTAACCCCACAATTTCATCCAGactgagattttcttttttgaacgTCTACCCCACCAGCTGTCcgtggcagaggaggagagccgggAGAAGCGGCGGTACGGGAGGattcaggagctgctgagggagtCGAACTGCCTGAGAGAAGAACTCCATAACCTCAGATGTCTGACACAGATCAAAGCGGAGGAGAGAGGCCAGAAGCACCGCGAGCGGCTCAGGGCTGAGGTGCAACGCCGGGAACACACAAACTCAGCTGCAGTTACATTTATAATAGGTTTTGCTTTTGTCATTAGTAATGGTACTTATGCGCTTATAGTGATGGAAATTTCTCCcataaatgtgttaaaaaaaaacatcaaagaagaGCTTAAGTCAGATTATATTTTGGCTCCTTTTGATggttttctgaaagaaaaacgaATGACTAAAACAAATGTCATCTAGCAATAGTTTGATCATCACGATATTTTAGAtggatttagaaaaaaacaacagcttaaattaaattaaagcgTGTAAAACCTTTTTATTAGATTCCTGAAGTGAATGAATACTGAGGCGTGAAACTCCAAATCAGCTCAGAAGTAAAAGAAGTTTGCATTTCTGTGACAGATCCccctcacttcttcttcttctttattcattCACGCTGTCAGAGGGGAAGCTGTAACGGTTTGTGTATGAGTGAAGTTTGATGttttattaacacacacacacacactcgcaaacAAACCCGCCCACGCAGGCCTGATTGCGGTTTTACGCACTTAAATCTGTCCGCAGCAGCTGAACCAGCACATCCAGCAGGAGCTCCGAGAGAAAGATCTGATCTGCACGGACCAGAGCAAGCTCCAGGCCGCGCTGCAGCGCAGGTGtcgctttattttgaaaggttttcTAAAGAACTTTACGTTTGACAAGGAGAAACATCGTCACTGCAGCTCTCTTCGAACATTTATTCAAAAACGTGATTAAGAAAATACTcaatctttgtttttcctcctcagaaTATCGGCGCACTCTAAACTCTACGATGCGatggtggaggagaagaacaaGTACGTCGGGCTGAAGCAGATCAGCTCGCAGACGATCGCCGAGCTGTCAGAGCAGATTAAAGTCCTGCAGAACGAGATGGAAATCCAACGCACCATCGTCACCAGCaaggacaggtgtgtgtgtgtgtgtgtgtgtgtgtgtgtgtgtccctgtgtgtttaTGCGTGGTAAAGGATTAGATACTCAGTAGTTTACTTAATGCTTGTGATTTAAACCTGTGTACATTTACTCATGTTACTTTTCAGGTCATCTATAAAGGCGCGCATGAAGCTCTCCCACATCTCCAAGACCAGAGACAAACTGCGCAACGAC
The sequence above is drawn from the Salarias fasciatus chromosome 17, fSalaFa1.1, whole genome shotgun sequence genome and encodes:
- the ccdc146 gene encoding coiled-coil domain-containing protein 146 — translated: MIISSNSARDCEVRRLGEAKRRRAELERLRAEVESTEEPGTAEEAETEVKELRRRLLRAGNQLKAAEERDYQTQHQLKCLWEEKRCLEKENQTQTQTQPAELEDKAKAIQDQCEDLRKEIAQRRLEIGNLLEDVEISERQISKEQKELEDKKEIIEFKEAEKARLISVPDQILKEAERKRTKKEAAAKKIEELNVEITESEQRAKRADERNRSLKMKGEEVTGGAEGLRRQVEEGERKHALLLRAAEVGREEARQLLCNRSVLEMKLQNVMCDRKYVHESQSAQLREKNRQMQALKSVEQSLATSAEQLERSRAVYSDLQAQLDAVPKREAGVQRRLELQKEVDALRASFENRLSVAEEESREKRRYGRIQELLRESNCLREELHNLRCLTQIKAEERGQKHRERLRAEQLNQHIQQELREKDLICTDQSKLQAALQRRISAHSKLYDAMVEEKNKYVGLKQISSQTIAELSEQIKVLQNEMEIQRTIVTSKDRSSIKARMKLSHISKTRDKLRNDISKVTWKHRELTQEFEDSNLELLRLNQMIGNQEEALMEMNKEHETAVQQRNSLGLRLLEHDEVLSNYREKHDALTAAIREGSAALEASEEDIRDLQLAISEEKRQIDLKEREVPLQRELEGEITTLHIELSEARDKTLRGLNRTVNYKQLEGKDPPSAELVKKIEQLEVNVAERERQLLEKELLQEQVTRLSKALGELAENRREDTLSLAKQLNDCQADIININQRLRAVSAELSMKRAIALSQQQQIKEKELQMDRCQRGLEDGLPPHPELEEEWRRTLRDKRRRQRDRERRKRRPEEEEWNQLPNGVYTTAEPRPNAYIPQNDLLPLPRPYGAQAPFKASQPGANMRHIRKPTLKP